The following proteins come from a genomic window of Micromonospora zamorensis:
- a CDS encoding RNA polymerase sigma factor, which produces MNDPSPADDDISGIGVDPVAFAVFYRRHVEAVGRFVARRVDDPHLAADLTADVFLAVIESAAGYRPDRGSQIGWLYGVARNVIGDERRRAAQRLRVTGRLAGRRDLGPDDIARIEERIDAESAARRTHRALSELPEDTRTLVELIAVDGLTVADAATALGISPVAARVRLHRARRVVRAVLARPVTTLA; this is translated from the coding sequence GTGAATGACCCCAGCCCAGCGGACGATGACATCTCCGGCATCGGAGTCGACCCGGTGGCCTTCGCGGTCTTCTACCGGCGGCACGTGGAGGCGGTGGGCCGGTTCGTGGCACGGCGGGTCGACGATCCGCACCTCGCCGCCGACCTGACCGCCGACGTGTTCCTCGCGGTGATCGAGTCGGCAGCGGGTTACCGGCCGGACCGGGGCAGCCAGATCGGCTGGCTGTACGGGGTGGCTCGCAACGTCATCGGCGACGAGCGAAGGCGGGCGGCCCAACGGCTGCGGGTGACCGGCCGGCTGGCCGGACGACGGGACCTGGGCCCCGACGACATCGCTCGCATCGAGGAGCGCATCGATGCCGAGTCGGCGGCCCGCCGTACCCATCGCGCGCTGAGCGAGCTGCCCGAGGACACCCGCACGCTTGTCGAACTGATCGCCGTGGACGGCCTCACCGTCGCGGACGCGGCGACCGCCCTCGGGATCTCGCCGGTCGCCGCCCGGGTCCGTCTGCATCGTGCCCGTCGCGTCGTCCGCGCCGTGCTCGCCCGCCCAGTCACCACCCTCGCCTGA
- a CDS encoding toprim domain-containing protein produces the protein MGAPRLRQPTPAVRGAGLEPGRLLAAVDAAVSYYRAQLAHADAPRAYLVERGLGVLVQREWPWRVGYAPPGWSALTGHLRAAGFTPEELIGAGLSTRTRTGPDRLIDVFRDRVMFPVRDPAGHTVAFLGRAGPHAGDVPKYLNNPRTAIYNKSHLLFGLAEQQDRIAARWTPVLVEGPADVLAVWLSYSRSGRTGAVALAPCGTTLSDTQATILRELPGAARGLVTAFDADPAGRAAVDRAWQLLRQARCPGPLLAAEFRAGADPADLLRAPHGRAALRATLRRRAQPMLDAVVDHRLTRLVERHPRLLEDIDGRCAAVRALVPLLFEATNPQEAITVARRIVAHTGVGVDTVATIAIAHLEGSLRDLSWLGEDRPTG, from the coding sequence ATGGGCGCACCCCGACTCCGTCAGCCGACGCCAGCAGTGCGCGGCGCCGGGCTTGAGCCCGGGCGCCTGCTGGCGGCCGTCGACGCCGCGGTGTCGTACTACCGCGCCCAGCTCGCGCACGCCGACGCGCCGCGCGCCTACCTCGTCGAACGCGGCCTCGGTGTCCTCGTGCAGCGGGAGTGGCCGTGGCGGGTCGGGTACGCCCCGCCGGGCTGGAGTGCGCTGACCGGCCACCTGCGCGCCGCCGGCTTCACACCGGAGGAGTTGATCGGCGCCGGCCTGTCGACCCGCACCCGGACCGGCCCGGACCGCCTCATCGACGTGTTCCGCGACCGGGTCATGTTCCCGGTACGCGACCCGGCCGGGCACACAGTGGCATTCCTCGGCCGCGCCGGCCCACATGCCGGAGACGTACCGAAGTACCTCAACAACCCGCGGACAGCGATCTACAACAAGAGCCACCTGCTGTTCGGTCTCGCCGAGCAGCAGGACCGCATCGCCGCCCGATGGACCCCGGTCCTCGTCGAGGGGCCCGCCGACGTCCTCGCGGTGTGGCTGTCCTACTCCCGGTCCGGCCGGACCGGAGCGGTGGCCCTCGCGCCCTGCGGCACCACCCTCAGTGACACCCAGGCCACCATCCTGCGGGAGCTGCCCGGTGCCGCGCGGGGCCTGGTCACGGCCTTCGACGCGGACCCGGCGGGCCGCGCGGCGGTGGACCGCGCGTGGCAGCTGCTCCGACAGGCGCGCTGTCCCGGCCCGCTGCTGGCGGCCGAGTTCCGCGCCGGCGCCGACCCGGCGGACCTGCTGCGCGCCCCGCACGGCAGGGCCGCGCTGCGGGCGACCCTGCGGCGACGGGCGCAGCCCATGCTCGACGCGGTGGTCGACCACCGCCTCACCCGGCTCGTCGAGCGACATCCCCGGTTGCTCGAGGACATCGACGGCAGGTGCGCCGCGGTACGCGCGCTGGTGCCACTGCTGTTCGAGGCGACCAACCCGCAGGAGGCGATCACTGTGGCTCGTCGCATCGTCGCCCACACCGGGGTCGGCGTGGACACCGTCGCGACCATCGCGATCGCGCACCTGGAAGGCTCACTACGCGACCTCTCCTGGCTGGGTGAGGACCGACCAACCGGGTAG
- a CDS encoding SMP-30/gluconolactonase/LRE family protein, giving the protein MNWRPTIAALGGLCLALSTAPLTSVATAAPPDTLRAAHVSAHSAAGGALANPPGTPAGACPTGTGYGPPLPASSVTAPRIQGGFSFLEGPVWVADGGYLLMSDMAAGTGPYNVQPSTIRRFTPPATFDTFIANAGSNGLALSADAQQVVAATHDQRSVSAYRLSDRARSTVAANYQGRAFNSPNDVAVRSDGVVYFTDPNFQRGNRADQMGGRTSVFRVSGGQVSLVDDRLRQPNGIALSPDGTALYVGAYSENKIYKYVVQPDGSTGARSVFVNYIGGPDGATIDCAGNVYWASGSDSLVHVYSPAGTQLGTIRAGTSGTTNVAFGGPDRQTLYVTSGPRNDSGLYSVRLNVPGYPY; this is encoded by the coding sequence ATGAACTGGCGTCCCACCATCGCCGCGCTGGGCGGTCTGTGCCTCGCGCTCAGCACCGCACCCCTCACCAGCGTGGCCACTGCCGCTCCCCCGGACACTCTGCGTGCCGCTCATGTTAGCGCTCACTCCGCAGCCGGTGGCGCGCTCGCCAATCCGCCCGGCACGCCAGCAGGCGCATGCCCGACGGGGACCGGATACGGCCCGCCGCTGCCGGCCAGTTCCGTGACAGCGCCCAGGATCCAGGGTGGATTCTCGTTCCTCGAAGGGCCGGTCTGGGTCGCCGACGGTGGCTACCTCCTGATGTCCGACATGGCCGCGGGCACCGGGCCGTACAACGTCCAGCCGTCCACGATCCGTCGGTTCACCCCGCCAGCGACCTTCGACACGTTCATCGCCAACGCGGGCAGCAACGGCCTGGCGCTCAGCGCCGACGCCCAGCAGGTCGTCGCGGCGACCCACGACCAGCGGAGCGTGTCCGCGTACCGGCTGAGCGACCGGGCACGCAGCACCGTCGCGGCGAACTACCAGGGCCGGGCGTTCAACTCGCCCAACGACGTCGCGGTCCGTTCGGATGGCGTTGTCTACTTCACCGACCCGAACTTCCAGCGCGGCAACCGCGCCGACCAGATGGGTGGGCGTACCAGCGTCTTCCGCGTCTCCGGCGGCCAGGTGTCACTGGTGGACGACCGGCTGCGCCAACCCAACGGCATCGCGCTCTCGCCGGACGGGACCGCGCTGTACGTGGGTGCCTACTCCGAGAACAAAATTTACAAGTACGTCGTCCAGCCCGACGGCAGCACCGGCGCTCGCAGCGTCTTCGTGAACTACATCGGCGGTCCGGACGGCGCGACGATCGACTGCGCGGGCAACGTGTACTGGGCGTCGGGCTCGGACTCCCTGGTGCACGTCTACTCCCCCGCGGGCACCCAGCTCGGCACGATCCGGGCCGGCACCTCCGGTACGACCAACGTGGCGTTCGGCGGCCCCGACCGGCAGACCCTCTACGTCACCTCGGGCCCGCGGAACGACTCCGGCCTCTACAGCGTGCGACTCAACGTTCCCGGCTACCCGTACTGA
- a CDS encoding GlxA family transcriptional regulator, giving the protein MPYPAGVYTVVVLALPDVIAFDLATPIETFGRVRLPDGRPGYRVVVAGHEPSVQAGPVRLAVDDGLDAVERADLVVVPGRNDPLQPSPPAVLAALRAGAHRGTRIASICVGAFTLAEAGLLDGRDATTHWLAADELARRHPAVRLNPDVLYTDNGSILTSAGASSGLDLCLHIVQRDYGVAVAADAARLAVAPLHRPGGQAQYIVRNRATRRTSTLQRALSWIEANAYRDLTLADIAAAAGMSVRTLTRRFKDETGQSPMQWVSGVRIRHAQDLLETTDHTVDRIAAQTGFPTTSNFRFQFGQLLGVTPGAYRRVFRPQPSRGVAVARDLPSRRR; this is encoded by the coding sequence GTGCCCTATCCTGCGGGGGTGTACACCGTCGTCGTGCTTGCGCTCCCCGATGTGATTGCCTTCGATCTGGCCACCCCGATCGAAACCTTCGGACGCGTGCGCCTACCGGACGGCCGCCCGGGATACCGGGTCGTCGTCGCCGGTCACGAGCCGTCCGTCCAGGCGGGTCCGGTGCGCCTGGCCGTCGACGACGGGCTGGACGCCGTCGAGCGGGCCGACCTCGTCGTGGTGCCAGGGAGGAACGACCCGTTGCAACCGTCGCCGCCCGCTGTTCTCGCGGCACTGCGGGCCGGAGCCCACCGTGGGACGCGAATCGCGTCGATCTGTGTCGGCGCGTTCACGCTGGCCGAGGCGGGGCTGCTCGACGGCCGAGACGCGACGACCCACTGGCTCGCCGCTGACGAACTCGCACGAAGGCATCCCGCTGTCCGGCTGAACCCGGATGTGCTCTACACGGACAACGGAAGCATCCTGACGTCCGCTGGTGCCTCGTCCGGTCTCGACCTGTGCCTGCACATCGTCCAGCGCGACTACGGGGTGGCCGTCGCGGCGGACGCCGCCCGCCTTGCCGTCGCGCCGCTGCACCGCCCCGGAGGGCAGGCGCAGTACATCGTTCGGAACCGGGCAACGCGCCGGACGTCGACGCTGCAACGAGCGCTCTCGTGGATCGAGGCGAACGCGTACCGTGACCTGACCCTCGCGGACATCGCCGCCGCTGCCGGCATGAGCGTGCGCACGCTGACCCGCCGATTCAAGGACGAGACCGGGCAGAGCCCCATGCAATGGGTGTCGGGGGTGCGCATCCGCCACGCACAGGACCTGCTGGAGACCACCGACCACACCGTCGACCGGATCGCTGCCCAGACCGGCTTTCCGACGACCAGCAACTTCCGGTTCCAGTTCGGACAACTCCTCGGCGTCACGCCCGGGGCGTACCGGAGGGTCTTCCGTCCGCAACCGTCACGGGGTGTTGCTGTTGCCAGGGATCTCCCGAGCCGCCGGCGGTGA
- a CDS encoding DUF302 domain-containing protein, producing the protein MTRRSAHGVGETISALRAEAQRVGAAVVAVVDHAAAARKVGLNMPDTQVIIFGNPQAGTPLMLARPEIAIDLPMRLMVRDDGQPGSLITWQDPAYLAQRYGLGADQLAPLNAPATVASAVEGR; encoded by the coding sequence ATGACCAGGCGGAGCGCCCACGGTGTCGGAGAGACGATCTCCGCGCTGCGGGCTGAGGCGCAACGGGTCGGTGCTGCGGTGGTGGCGGTGGTCGACCATGCGGCGGCCGCCCGAAAGGTCGGGTTGAACATGCCCGACACGCAGGTGATCATCTTTGGGAACCCGCAGGCGGGCACGCCGCTCATGCTGGCCCGTCCCGAGATCGCCATCGACCTGCCGATGCGGCTCATGGTGCGCGACGACGGCCAGCCGGGCTCGCTGATCACCTGGCAGGACCCCGCATACCTCGCCCAACGCTACGGGCTCGGTGCGGACCAGCTCGCGCCCCTGAACGCCCCGGCCACTGTCGCTTCCGCGGTCGAGGGCCGCTGA
- a CDS encoding CU044_5270 family protein, with amino-acid sequence MNKTDQSSHGFEEQLLTDLTAHVARRADLISTARPAGRRARFLRGWRLAGAFGLAVALTAGALAVQTMRVGDKPPPTASAAEIFQRAADAARQQPELTARPDQYVFTERLATTRELPGSGPYTTIRVQRWESAGGVAHAQTRYRPEADPNAWSELRVHRMDDPGDPDKELDAFPPPAYHDDLPTDPDELLRHLREHPVDLHLPEGADEEAVYGDVSMAYTTARSMLDGYVPPRALAALYELLAREPGAVVISGDVVDAAGRHGVAIRMPGVIGGHEDFIFDRDSHVFLGRRGSVVRNGKESLYSTAAFIRLAIVDRPGQLP; translated from the coding sequence ATGAACAAGACCGATCAGTCGTCGCACGGTTTCGAGGAGCAGCTCCTCACGGACCTGACCGCGCACGTCGCCCGGCGGGCCGACCTGATCTCGACGGCCCGTCCCGCCGGACGTCGTGCCCGCTTCCTGCGCGGTTGGCGCCTCGCCGGGGCGTTCGGGCTGGCAGTCGCACTGACCGCCGGTGCGCTGGCGGTCCAGACGATGAGAGTGGGCGACAAGCCGCCGCCCACGGCCAGCGCCGCGGAGATCTTCCAGAGGGCGGCCGACGCCGCCCGGCAGCAGCCCGAGCTCACCGCTCGACCCGATCAGTACGTCTTCACGGAGCGCCTGGCGACGACGCGGGAGCTGCCGGGCAGCGGCCCGTACACCACCATTCGCGTGCAGAGGTGGGAGTCGGCTGGGGGAGTCGCCCACGCGCAGACACGTTACCGACCGGAGGCCGACCCGAACGCATGGAGCGAGCTGAGGGTGCACCGCATGGACGATCCCGGCGATCCCGACAAGGAGCTCGACGCGTTCCCGCCGCCCGCGTACCACGACGATCTGCCCACCGATCCGGACGAGCTGCTTCGACACCTTCGGGAACACCCGGTCGACCTGCATCTTCCCGAGGGTGCCGACGAAGAGGCCGTCTACGGGGACGTGAGCATGGCGTACACCACCGCGCGGTCGATGCTCGACGGTTACGTGCCGCCCCGAGCGCTGGCGGCGCTGTACGAGCTGCTGGCCCGGGAGCCCGGAGCGGTCGTCATCTCGGGCGACGTGGTGGACGCCGCCGGCCGGCACGGGGTGGCGATTCGGATGCCCGGCGTGATCGGTGGCCACGAGGACTTCATCTTCGACCGGGACAGCCACGTCTTCCTCGGCAGACGTGGGTCGGTGGTGCGCAACGGCAAGGAGTCGCTGTACTCGACTGCCGCGTTCATCCGGCTCGCCATCGTGGACCGACCGGGGCAACTGCCCTGA
- a CDS encoding DJ-1/PfpI family protein — MTQVHVQIVLFDGFDPLDVIAPFEVLTAGSQFLGGALAVEFVSASGPGVVRAGNSQITLTATARLDPDVPGYVVVPGAVGPVDGDPDAGDETIPVLLGRFAQSDAMPLIRRALDNPKITVAAFCGGSLALAMAGLLEGRTATTHVLGIDMLDATGVNAVRARVVDDGDLVSGGGVTSGLDVALYLLERDFGSQAAHAVEELFEYERRGTTWKTTGQHAA; from the coding sequence ATGACACAGGTCCACGTCCAGATCGTGCTCTTCGACGGCTTCGATCCCCTTGATGTCATCGCCCCGTTCGAGGTGCTCACCGCCGGCAGTCAGTTCCTCGGTGGCGCGCTCGCCGTGGAGTTCGTCAGCGCGAGCGGTCCCGGCGTCGTACGAGCCGGCAACTCCCAGATCACCCTGACGGCCACCGCCAGGCTCGATCCGGACGTACCCGGCTACGTGGTCGTCCCGGGTGCGGTCGGCCCCGTCGACGGGGACCCGGACGCCGGAGACGAAACGATCCCCGTACTCCTGGGTCGATTCGCGCAGAGCGACGCGATGCCCCTCATCCGCCGGGCGCTCGACAACCCGAAGATCACCGTCGCGGCCTTCTGCGGGGGATCACTCGCCCTCGCGATGGCCGGTCTCCTCGAAGGTCGCACCGCGACCACGCACGTGCTCGGCATCGACATGCTCGACGCCACCGGCGTGAACGCCGTCCGCGCGCGCGTTGTCGACGACGGCGACCTGGTCAGCGGCGGCGGCGTGACGTCGGGTCTCGACGTAGCCCTCTACCTGCTCGAACGGGACTTCGGTTCGCAGGCCGCGCACGCGGTCGAGGAACTGTTCGAGTACGAGCGTCGCGGCACCACCTGGAAGACCACAGGTCAGCACGCGGCCTGA
- a CDS encoding oxidoreductase, translating into MTSDTTHTMFGAHSTTADVLAGIDLTGRTAVVTGGYSGLGLATTRAFALAGARVVVPALRPDAAQRALAGVPGVEVDQLDLADLGSVRAFAERFLRSHSALDILIANAGIMACPETRTGPGWEAHLAINHLGHYALVNLLWPALTAAGTARVVSVASGRNPTWRIRWDDVQFERGYDKWEAYTQSKLANVLFARHLDLLGRGQRVRAFSVNPGWIRTPLQRHLAVEEMVAAGWIDADGTPAPGLFKTVEQGAATQVWAATSPQLDANGGDYCVDCQRTDGSPTDASEAARLWALSADLTGLDVIG; encoded by the coding sequence ATGACAAGCGACACGACCCACACCATGTTCGGCGCCCACAGCACCACCGCGGATGTCCTCGCCGGCATCGACCTGACCGGCAGGACCGCCGTCGTCACGGGTGGCTACTCCGGCCTCGGACTCGCCACGACCCGGGCGTTCGCCCTAGCCGGGGCTCGGGTCGTCGTCCCCGCCCTCCGGCCGGACGCGGCGCAGCGGGCGCTCGCCGGCGTACCCGGGGTCGAGGTCGATCAACTCGACCTCGCCGACCTCGGCTCCGTCCGCGCGTTCGCCGAACGGTTCCTTCGCAGCCATTCCGCCCTCGACATCCTGATCGCGAACGCCGGGATCATGGCCTGCCCGGAGACACGGACAGGACCCGGCTGGGAAGCGCACCTCGCGATCAACCACCTCGGCCACTACGCGTTGGTGAACCTGCTGTGGCCCGCGCTCACCGCCGCCGGCACGGCTCGTGTCGTCTCGGTCGCCTCCGGGCGCAACCCGACGTGGCGTATCCGGTGGGACGACGTGCAGTTTGAGCGCGGCTACGACAAGTGGGAGGCGTACACCCAGTCCAAGCTCGCGAATGTGCTGTTCGCCCGCCACCTCGACCTGCTCGGCAGAGGGCAGCGCGTCCGCGCCTTCTCGGTCAACCCCGGCTGGATCCGCACGCCCCTGCAACGACACCTCGCGGTCGAGGAAATGGTCGCCGCGGGCTGGATCGACGCGGACGGAACTCCGGCGCCGGGGCTGTTCAAGACCGTCGAGCAAGGCGCGGCGACCCAGGTCTGGGCCGCCACGTCACCTCAACTTGACGCGAACGGCGGCGACTACTGCGTGGACTGCCAGCGCACCGACGGCAGCCCCACCGACGCCAGTGAGGCGGCCCGCCTCTGGGCGCTGTCGGCCGACCTGACCGGCCTCGACGTCATCGGATAG
- a CDS encoding MerR family transcriptional regulator — translation MADGDLSIGQVAQRTGLSVHTLRLYERAGLLAGDVRRDGSGRRVYSAWDVEWLANCVKFRASGMPLTTISRLAQLVREGSGNEAERLDLLREHRRHITEQLARLSDCLELVDVKVASYEQHLTAGGSGDPWQQQHPVTVADGRPSGTPRA, via the coding sequence ATGGCGGACGGGGACCTCAGCATCGGGCAGGTGGCGCAGCGCACCGGCTTGAGCGTGCACACTCTGCGGCTCTACGAGCGTGCGGGCCTGTTGGCCGGTGACGTGCGGCGGGACGGGTCCGGAAGGCGTGTCTACAGCGCCTGGGATGTCGAGTGGCTGGCGAACTGCGTGAAGTTCCGCGCTTCCGGCATGCCGCTCACGACGATCAGCCGCCTGGCCCAGCTCGTCCGCGAGGGCAGCGGCAACGAGGCCGAACGGCTCGATCTGCTCCGCGAACACCGGCGCCACATCACCGAGCAGTTGGCGCGGCTGAGCGACTGCCTCGAGCTCGTCGACGTCAAGGTGGCCAGCTACGAGCAGCACCTCACCGCCGGCGGCTCGGGAGATCCCTGGCAACAGCAACACCCCGTGACGGTTGCGGACGGAAGACCCTCCGGTACGCCCCGGGCGTGA
- a CDS encoding MalY/PatB family protein gives MTGVLSGARSPVNPLRQLTLDQLRQRTSLKWREYPDDVLPLWVAEMDVPLAEPVARAITDAVARGDTGYTSGTAYPQALAEFARRRWGWDGLAVERTALVPDVMHGIVEVLRLVTEPGDAVVVNCPVYPPFYEFVAHADRRIVEAPLGQDLRIDLDTLEDAFRQARAGGRPAAYLLCSPHNPTGVLHTADELTAVARLAERHGVRVVADEIHAPVVGGGARFVPYLSVPGAENGMSLMSASKGWNLAGLRGGLLVAGPAAAGDLARVPFEASVSTSHLGVIAHTAAFTDGGEWLDALLAGLDDNRRLLSALLAEHLPAIRYQPGQATYLAWLDCRALGLGDDPAAVFLDRGRVALNSGLAFGTGGSGHVRLNLATAPELITEAVRRMAAAVARP, from the coding sequence ATGACTGGTGTGCTCAGTGGTGCCCGAAGCCCGGTGAACCCCCTTCGCCAGCTCACGCTCGACCAGCTCCGGCAACGGACGAGCCTCAAGTGGCGGGAGTACCCCGACGACGTGCTGCCGCTCTGGGTGGCGGAGATGGACGTGCCGCTGGCCGAGCCGGTCGCGCGGGCGATCACCGACGCCGTCGCGCGCGGCGACACCGGCTACACCTCCGGTACGGCGTACCCGCAGGCGCTGGCGGAGTTCGCCCGGCGTCGGTGGGGTTGGGACGGGCTGGCAGTGGAGCGCACCGCGCTGGTGCCCGACGTCATGCACGGCATCGTCGAGGTGCTGCGGCTGGTCACCGAGCCGGGGGACGCGGTGGTGGTCAACTGCCCGGTCTACCCACCGTTCTACGAGTTCGTGGCGCACGCCGACCGCCGGATCGTGGAGGCGCCGCTCGGCCAGGACCTGCGGATCGACCTCGACACACTGGAGGACGCGTTCCGGCAGGCTCGGGCCGGTGGGCGGCCGGCGGCGTACCTGCTGTGCAGCCCGCACAACCCGACCGGCGTCCTGCACACCGCGGACGAGTTGACCGCCGTCGCCCGTCTGGCCGAGCGGCACGGGGTGCGGGTGGTCGCCGACGAGATCCACGCGCCGGTGGTGGGTGGGGGAGCGCGCTTCGTGCCGTACCTCTCGGTGCCCGGCGCGGAGAACGGCATGTCACTGATGTCCGCCTCCAAGGGGTGGAACCTGGCCGGTCTGCGCGGTGGTCTCCTGGTCGCCGGCCCGGCGGCGGCCGGTGACCTCGCCCGCGTTCCGTTCGAGGCCAGCGTCAGCACCAGCCACCTCGGCGTGATCGCCCACACCGCCGCCTTCACCGACGGCGGCGAGTGGCTCGACGCCCTGCTGGCCGGCCTGGACGACAACCGTCGGCTCCTCTCGGCGCTGCTCGCCGAGCACCTGCCGGCCATCCGTTACCAGCCCGGTCAGGCCACCTATCTCGCCTGGCTCGACTGCCGTGCCCTGGGTCTCGGCGACGACCCCGCCGCGGTGTTCCTCGACCGGGGCCGGGTGGCGCTCAACTCCGGTCTGGCCTTCGGCACCGGCGGCAGCGGGCACGTCCGGTTGAATCTGGCCACCGCGCCGGAGTTGATCACCGAGGCGGTACGCCGGATGGCCGCCGCCGTCGCTCGCCCATAG
- a CDS encoding amidohydrolase family protein — protein sequence MTKRAIRVARMFDGERLVDGGVLVLLDGGRIVDVQRGRAEAPEGWPVREEPNGTVLPGLVDAHVHLCADAGPDALGRLAERPETDLDAVVEASLRAHLAAGVTTVRDLGDRRGAVLRWRARKVRDDLPTVVASGAPVTTVGGHCWSMGGEVSGVDGIREAVRLKAAAGADLVKVMASGGVFTPGTDTTRPQFTDQELTAALTRAHDLGLPVTVHAHALNAVEQALRVGVDGIEHCTCVTAAGAHVPDEVADRLAASGVAVCATLGTDPTVVTPPEVVAMAARAGLSAAALRDGAATLHRAGVRLVAGSDAGLGPAKPHGILPETLVEYVACGIPPTAALAAATSVGAEVCGLGRRKGRIRPGFEADLLVVDGDPTSDISALRRPLAVYRAGNPVR from the coding sequence ATGACGAAGCGTGCGATCCGGGTGGCGCGGATGTTCGACGGCGAGCGACTCGTGGACGGCGGGGTGCTGGTCCTGCTGGACGGTGGGCGCATCGTCGACGTGCAGCGGGGCCGGGCCGAGGCGCCGGAGGGCTGGCCGGTGCGCGAGGAGCCGAACGGCACCGTGCTGCCCGGCCTGGTGGACGCTCACGTCCACCTGTGCGCCGATGCCGGTCCCGACGCGCTCGGCCGGCTCGCCGAGCGTCCCGAGACGGACCTCGACGCGGTTGTCGAGGCGTCACTGCGCGCGCATCTGGCGGCTGGCGTCACGACCGTTCGGGACCTGGGCGACCGGCGCGGTGCCGTGCTCCGGTGGCGGGCCCGGAAGGTGCGCGACGACCTGCCCACTGTGGTGGCCTCGGGTGCCCCCGTCACCACCGTCGGCGGGCACTGCTGGTCGATGGGGGGCGAGGTGAGCGGCGTCGACGGGATCCGCGAGGCCGTACGCCTGAAGGCGGCAGCCGGGGCCGACCTGGTGAAGGTCATGGCCAGCGGCGGTGTGTTCACCCCCGGCACCGACACCACCCGGCCGCAGTTCACTGACCAGGAGCTGACCGCCGCGCTGACCCGGGCGCACGATCTGGGCCTGCCGGTGACAGTGCACGCGCACGCGCTCAACGCCGTCGAGCAGGCGCTGCGCGTCGGTGTCGACGGCATCGAGCACTGCACGTGCGTGACCGCGGCCGGCGCCCACGTCCCCGACGAGGTGGCGGACCGCCTGGCCGCGTCCGGGGTGGCGGTGTGTGCCACGCTCGGCACCGACCCGACCGTGGTCACGCCGCCGGAGGTGGTGGCGATGGCGGCGCGGGCCGGGCTCAGTGCGGCGGCGCTGCGCGACGGCGCCGCCACCCTGCACCGGGCCGGGGTCCGCCTGGTGGCCGGTTCGGATGCGGGCCTCGGCCCCGCGAAGCCGCACGGGATCCTGCCAGAGACGCTGGTCGAGTACGTCGCCTGCGGCATTCCCCCCACCGCCGCCCTCGCCGCGGCCACCTCGGTGGGTGCCGAGGTGTGTGGCCTGGGGCGGCGCAAGGGCCGCATCCGCCCCGGGTTCGAGGCTGACCTGCTGGTCGTGGACGGCGACCCGACGAGCGACATCAGCGCACTGCGCCGCCCGCTCGCCGTCTACCGCGCCGGCAACCCGGTGAGGTGA
- a CDS encoding class I SAM-dependent methyltransferase, whose product MASPVWADGTAYEAYVGRWSRLVAVDFLRWLDLPRGLRWLDVGSGTGVLTSTVLTTAQPRQITGVDPSEGFVTQARAQVTDPRADFAVGDARVLPLPDDAVDVVVSGLVLNFVPEPARAVADFARVVNPGGAVAAYVWDYAEGMEMMRHFWDAASALEPAAAARDDGRGFSLCRPDVLQALWRDAGLTDISVRAIEVPTVFASFADYWTPFLGGQGSAPAYLASLAEPEQAALRDLLAARLPPGPDGSIQLTARAWAVRGTRPTTGASST is encoded by the coding sequence ATGGCATCCCCAGTCTGGGCCGACGGTACGGCCTACGAGGCCTACGTGGGTCGGTGGAGCCGGCTCGTCGCTGTGGACTTCCTGCGCTGGCTCGACCTGCCGCGCGGACTGCGCTGGCTCGATGTGGGTAGCGGCACCGGCGTGCTGACCTCGACCGTGCTGACGACCGCGCAACCGCGCCAGATCACCGGCGTGGACCCCTCCGAGGGGTTCGTGACGCAGGCCCGCGCCCAGGTCACCGACCCGAGGGCCGACTTCGCGGTCGGCGATGCCCGGGTGCTGCCCCTGCCGGACGACGCCGTCGACGTGGTGGTGAGTGGTCTGGTGCTGAACTTCGTACCCGAGCCGGCGCGGGCGGTGGCGGACTTCGCCCGCGTGGTCAACCCCGGTGGGGCGGTGGCCGCGTACGTCTGGGACTACGCCGAGGGAATGGAAATGATGCGGCACTTCTGGGACGCGGCCAGCGCGCTCGAACCCGCCGCTGCTGCCCGGGACGACGGCCGCGGCTTCTCGCTGTGCCGGCCGGATGTGCTCCAGGCGCTGTGGCGCGACGCTGGGCTCACGGACATCTCGGTACGGGCGATCGAGGTGCCGACCGTCTTCGCCAGCTTCGCCGACTACTGGACACCGTTCCTCGGCGGGCAGGGCTCCGCCCCGGCGTACCTGGCCTCGTTGGCGGAGCCCGAGCAGGCCGCCCTGCGGGATCTGCTCGCCGCCCGGCTGCCGCCCGGACCCGACGGGTCGATCCAGCTCACGGCCCGCGCCTGGGCGGTCCGTGGCACCCGGCCGACGACTGGCGCGTCGTCGACGTAG